The DNA window GCCAGCTCCGTGCGCAAATCGCGTTCGACCGCGACGGGCCGATGAAGGTAGCCTCTCAGCTCAACGAGGCCCTGGCCGCCGGGGATTGGAAGCTCTACACCCAGTACCTCGATCGTTTGGGGGAGGTGACGGTAGACGATATTCAGCGGGTCGCCCAGACGTATCTTACCGACGACACCAGCACCGTCGGGTGGTATGTGCCGAGTGCGTCTTGAAGAGTGATGCGTGAATCGTGATGCGTGAAATCGGGGGCGGGAAGACATGCTCCTGCGTTGGGGCAGCGGGCATGGCAAACGAAATCACGGGTTCCGATTTATGCCTTCACAGGACCACGCGAAGCGCATGGCCCTTTCCTTCGTATTTCTATTTATCCATCGTGGATCACATGTCTACTTCTAGTCCGAATCTTGCCTCTCGGGTTCAGGATCGTGAGGCCGGTCCGGGACGATTGCTCACCCTCCAGACGTCCGTTGACGACATCGTGTCGTGGCGGGGGTCGTTTTTGGCCTACCCCAATCTTGCCGCCGGCGACGACCTGCTACAAGAATTGACCGTCTCACTTCTCGACAAGGGGACGGAACAGCGGGACCGGTTTGAGCTTGCCCGCGTCCTCGAAGATTGCGGCGCAAAGCTTAACCTGTCGAGCGACGGCCTCTACATCGACGTTTCAGGGCGCGCGCTGACAGAAGATCTGCCCCGCGTGATGGATGTGCTGGCGGAAATGCTGCGAACGCCCTCGTTTCAGCAAGAGGAGTTCGAAAAAGCCCAGGCTCAGGCCCTCGCAGACGTGCAGCGCCGGATGGAAAAGACCAGCGCACAAGCCTCTGCGGCCCTCACGCGTCGTCTCTTTGGCCGAGGGCATCCCAATTACAGCGAGGCGCCGGAGACGGTGATGCGTGAGCTTCAGCAGATTACGCTCGACGACGTTCGGGCGTACCACGCCGCTCACTTCGGGGCGACCGAATGGACGTTGGCAGTGGTTGGGGATCTGGAGCACGACGCAGTGGCGTCGGTCGTGGACGATACATTTGCGGGGTGGACGCCGCACGACACGGCGCCGAGCCACGACACGGACGGCGTGTCGGAGGCAGACGTTGGAAGAAGCGTGGTCCCGATGCCCGACAAGTCGAATGTCGATGTACGAATGGGGCACGCCGTTCCGATCCGACGGGACCACGATGACTATCCCGCCCTCTATGTGGGCAACTACATTCTGGGCGGCGATTTTGCGGCTCGGCTCATGGCGACGGTGCGGGACGAGAAGGGGCTCACCTATCATATCGGCTCAGGGCTTTCGGGCGTCTCCACGCGCTATTCAGGATACTGGCAGACCAGTGTCACCCTCAGCCACGATGCGTTGGAGGAGGGAATTGCCGCGACAAAGGACGTAATCCGGCAATTTGTGGAGGAGGGGGCGACCGAAGACGAGCTGGGAAGCAAGAAAACCACGATTACTGGCTCCTACGCAGTGGGGCTCGCGACGACACAGCGATTGGCCCAGTCCATCCTCACCAATGCTGAGCGCGGGTTCGATCTTGACTACCTGGATCGCTTTCCCGAAGAGATTGAGGCCCTGACGCTCGACGACGTGAACGAGGCCGTGCGCACGCATCTCCGCCCGGAGGCGATGCACGAGGCACTGGCGGGGACTCAACCAGAACCGGTTGAGGTATAACGGTCGCTGATGCCGGCTGCCTACACGTCCGTATTGCATATTTCGTATTGCGGATCACGCACTTGGGGAGATCCAGGAAATACGCAATCCGACCTCTTGCGGCGGACGTCTCCGAATAAACGGGGCCTACACATTGAACGC is part of the Salinibacter sp. 10B genome and encodes:
- a CDS encoding pitrilysin family protein, translated to MSTSSPNLASRVQDREAGPGRLLTLQTSVDDIVSWRGSFLAYPNLAAGDDLLQELTVSLLDKGTEQRDRFELARVLEDCGAKLNLSSDGLYIDVSGRALTEDLPRVMDVLAEMLRTPSFQQEEFEKAQAQALADVQRRMEKTSAQASAALTRRLFGRGHPNYSEAPETVMRELQQITLDDVRAYHAAHFGATEWTLAVVGDLEHDAVASVVDDTFAGWTPHDTAPSHDTDGVSEADVGRSVVPMPDKSNVDVRMGHAVPIRRDHDDYPALYVGNYILGGDFAARLMATVRDEKGLTYHIGSGLSGVSTRYSGYWQTSVTLSHDALEEGIAATKDVIRQFVEEGATEDELGSKKTTITGSYAVGLATTQRLAQSILTNAERGFDLDYLDRFPEEIEALTLDDVNEAVRTHLRPEAMHEALAGTQPEPVEV